The following coding sequences lie in one Oharaeibacter diazotrophicus genomic window:
- a CDS encoding fumarylacetoacetate hydrolase family protein, with amino-acid sequence MTTPAPALPSDGLFVGRVFLPGVGPAVVRVEGDVLVDVTAVFPTVRDLCETADPAGALARVAGPVVGRLDAVLANTAPDGRDPARPHLLAPIDLQAIKAAGVTFVVSMLERVIEERARGDAGAALTIRARVRELVGDDLRSLRPGSPEAAALKETLIREGAWSQYLEVGIGPDPEIFTKAPVLSAVGTMADVGVHPKSTWNNPEPEVVLAVNSRGTIVGATLGNDVNLRDVEGRSALLLGKAKDNNASAAVGPFLRLFDGGFGLDDVRRLEVGLTVEGVDGFRMSGRSAMAEISRDPADLVAQAIGPHHRYPDGFVLYLGTMFAPVEDRDEPGRGFTHKTGDVVTISAPPLGALVNRVVPTDRAEPWDFGIADLMRSLAGRGLLR; translated from the coding sequence ATGACCACGCCCGCCCCCGCCCTGCCGTCCGACGGCCTCTTCGTCGGCCGCGTCTTCCTGCCCGGGGTCGGGCCCGCGGTGGTCCGGGTCGAGGGCGACGTGCTGGTCGACGTCACCGCGGTGTTCCCGACCGTGCGCGACCTCTGCGAGACCGCCGACCCGGCGGGCGCCCTGGCGCGGGTCGCCGGGCCGGTGGTCGGCCGGCTCGACGCCGTCCTCGCCAACACCGCGCCGGACGGCCGCGATCCCGCCCGGCCGCACCTCCTGGCGCCGATCGACCTGCAGGCGATCAAGGCGGCCGGCGTCACCTTCGTGGTGTCCATGCTGGAGCGGGTGATCGAGGAGCGCGCCCGCGGCGACGCCGGTGCGGCGCTGACGATCCGGGCGCGGGTGCGCGAGCTCGTCGGCGACGACCTCCGCAGCCTGCGCCCCGGCTCGCCGGAGGCGGCCGCGCTCAAGGAGACGCTGATCCGCGAGGGTGCCTGGAGCCAGTATCTCGAGGTCGGCATCGGCCCGGACCCGGAGATCTTCACCAAGGCACCGGTGCTGTCGGCGGTCGGCACCATGGCCGACGTCGGCGTCCATCCGAAGTCGACCTGGAACAACCCCGAGCCCGAGGTCGTGCTCGCGGTGAATTCGCGCGGCACGATCGTCGGCGCAACGCTCGGCAACGACGTCAACCTGCGCGACGTCGAGGGCCGCTCGGCGCTGCTGCTCGGCAAGGCCAAGGACAACAACGCCTCCGCCGCGGTCGGTCCGTTCCTGCGTCTGTTCGACGGCGGCTTCGGCCTCGACGACGTCCGCCGCCTCGAGGTCGGCCTGACGGTGGAGGGCGTCGACGGCTTCCGCATGTCCGGGCGCTCGGCGATGGCGGAGATCTCGCGCGACCCGGCCGACCTCGTCGCCCAGGCGATCGGCCCGCACCACCGCTATCCCGACGGTTTCGTGCTCTACCTCGGCACCATGTTCGCCCCGGTCGAGGACCGCGACGAGCCCGGCCGCGGCTTCACGCACAAGACCGGCGACGTCGTCACCATCTCGGCGCCGCCGCTCGGCGCCCTCGTCAACCGGGTCGTGCCGACCGACCGCGCCGAGCCCTGGGACTTCGGCATCGCCGACCTGATGCGCAGCCTCGCCGGGCGCGGCCTCCTGCGCTGA
- a CDS encoding ATP-binding protein, with translation MTPRPALSVRAKLVLLAVAAIALATSVMLATSILRDTGRYVEQKRSYLFTTARVMAAAAAPAVAEREVAGVQQVIRSLRDVEGGIYVGVAGADGAALAEAGSAEVLSSDVAVSDPAAPVDLLATVGSRTLAVEVPVVRGGAEVGRLRLVADTADLPHLLWAAVGGTFLAAGVAAGLALLLALALQRSISRPIEALSAAMATVRRDHDFAVVLEPSSRDEIGRLVEGFNGMIADIRERDARLARHRERLEREVADRTADYARAARDADDANRAKSDFLATMSHEIRTPMNGILVMAEVLAAEELPGRARRQAEVIARSGASLLAIINDILDVSKIEAGRLEVEILDVDPVAAIDTVLRLFAERAAEKGLDVAGRVLLPPDRLVAADPTRLGQVLGNLVNNALKFTAAGGVVVTAEPDGDDRVRFAVTDTGIGIPADKLAGVFEAFTQADQSTTRRFGGTGLGLSIARRLVEAMGGALAVASEVGRGSTFHFSLPAVVAEGRPATPDAAGASARVAVAAPFTRAALAAGLAARGFALVETGPADFVLADAGALADAAVAPDGALVAVARPGERVPARRDGRRVDAVLAWPVAEGDLSDLLARRAAGLPLSDDDVAGGADALAGFPGLAVLVADDSEVNREVADAALRRLGVVADFVVDGREAVDAALARRYDLILMDGSMPELDGFAAARLIGAAERERGTAPTPIVALTAHVIGAAADAWREAGMVGVLHKPYTLAALAGTIAAATGRTASEMPAGASVPEPPADDAAPALDVAVVDDLLETAGGALAVVDRIVGLYRRRAAEEIGRLRAAAEAGEVEALARSAHALKSMSANIGARALADLAASIERGARIDGAAADAARLAEMDAARAAAEEALDVWRAGQDAA, from the coding sequence ATGACGCCCCGCCCCGCCCTCTCCGTCCGCGCCAAGCTCGTTCTCCTCGCCGTCGCGGCGATCGCACTGGCGACTTCGGTGATGCTGGCGACCTCGATCCTGCGCGACACCGGCCGCTACGTCGAGCAGAAGCGCTCCTACCTCTTCACAACCGCCCGCGTGATGGCCGCCGCCGCGGCCCCGGCCGTCGCGGAGCGCGAGGTCGCCGGCGTCCAGCAGGTGATCCGCTCGCTGCGCGACGTCGAGGGCGGCATCTACGTCGGCGTCGCCGGCGCGGACGGCGCCGCCCTCGCCGAGGCCGGCTCGGCCGAGGTGCTGTCGAGCGACGTCGCGGTGTCGGATCCGGCCGCCCCGGTCGACCTCCTCGCCACCGTCGGCAGCCGCACGCTGGCGGTCGAGGTGCCGGTGGTGCGCGGCGGCGCCGAGGTCGGTCGGCTCCGCCTCGTCGCCGATACCGCCGACCTGCCGCACCTGCTCTGGGCCGCGGTCGGGGGCACCTTCCTCGCCGCCGGTGTCGCCGCGGGCCTCGCCCTCCTGCTGGCGCTGGCGCTGCAACGCTCGATCTCGCGCCCGATCGAGGCGCTGTCGGCCGCGATGGCGACGGTGCGCCGCGACCACGACTTCGCCGTGGTGCTGGAGCCGTCCTCGCGCGACGAGATCGGCCGCCTCGTCGAGGGCTTCAACGGCATGATCGCCGACATCCGCGAACGCGACGCCCGCCTCGCCCGGCACCGCGAACGCCTCGAGCGGGAGGTCGCCGACCGCACCGCCGACTACGCCCGCGCCGCCCGCGACGCCGACGACGCCAACCGCGCCAAGTCGGACTTCCTCGCCACCATGAGCCACGAGATCAGAACGCCGATGAACGGCATCCTGGTGATGGCCGAGGTGCTGGCCGCCGAGGAACTGCCCGGCCGCGCCCGCCGGCAGGCCGAGGTGATCGCCCGCTCCGGCGCCAGCCTGCTCGCCATCATCAACGACATCCTCGACGTCTCCAAGATCGAGGCCGGCCGCCTCGAGGTCGAGATCCTCGACGTCGACCCGGTCGCGGCGATCGACACCGTGCTGCGCCTGTTCGCCGAGCGCGCCGCCGAGAAGGGGCTCGACGTCGCCGGCCGCGTGCTGCTGCCGCCGGACCGCCTCGTCGCCGCCGACCCGACCCGGCTCGGCCAGGTGCTCGGCAACCTCGTCAACAACGCGCTGAAGTTCACCGCCGCCGGCGGCGTGGTCGTCACCGCCGAGCCCGACGGCGACGACCGGGTCCGCTTCGCCGTCACCGACACCGGCATCGGCATCCCCGCCGACAAGCTCGCCGGCGTGTTCGAGGCCTTCACCCAGGCCGACCAGAGCACGACCCGCCGCTTCGGCGGCACCGGCCTCGGCCTGTCGATCGCCCGCCGCCTCGTCGAGGCGATGGGCGGCGCGCTCGCCGTCGCCAGCGAGGTCGGCCGCGGTTCGACCTTCCACTTCTCGCTGCCGGCGGTCGTCGCAGAAGGCCGTCCCGCCACGCCGGACGCCGCCGGCGCCAGCGCCCGCGTCGCGGTCGCGGCGCCGTTCACCCGCGCCGCCCTCGCCGCCGGCCTCGCCGCCCGCGGCTTCGCCCTCGTCGAGACCGGACCGGCCGATTTCGTCCTCGCCGACGCCGGCGCGCTCGCGGACGCCGCGGTCGCCCCCGACGGCGCGCTGGTCGCCGTCGCCCGGCCCGGCGAACGTGTCCCGGCCCGGCGCGACGGCCGCCGCGTCGACGCGGTGCTGGCCTGGCCGGTCGCCGAGGGCGACCTTTCCGATCTCCTCGCCCGCCGCGCCGCCGGCCTGCCGCTCTCCGACGACGACGTCGCCGGAGGGGCCGACGCGCTCGCCGGCTTCCCCGGCCTCGCCGTGCTGGTGGCCGACGATTCCGAGGTCAACCGCGAGGTCGCCGACGCCGCGCTCCGCCGCCTCGGTGTCGTCGCCGACTTCGTCGTCGACGGGCGCGAGGCGGTCGACGCCGCGCTCGCGCGCCGCTACGACCTGATCCTGATGGACGGCAGCATGCCGGAGCTCGACGGCTTCGCCGCCGCCCGCCTGATCGGCGCCGCCGAACGCGAGCGCGGCACCGCGCCGACGCCGATCGTGGCGCTGACCGCGCACGTCATCGGCGCCGCCGCCGACGCCTGGCGCGAGGCCGGCATGGTCGGCGTGCTGCACAAGCCCTACACGCTCGCCGCCCTCGCCGGCACCATCGCCGCCGCCACCGGCCGCACCGCTTCCGAGATGCCGGCCGGCGCGTCCGTTCCGGAGCCGCCGGCGGACGACGCCGCGCCGGCGCTCGACGTCGCCGTCGTCGACGACCTGCTCGAGACCGCCGGCGGCGCGCTCGCCGTGGTCGACCGCATCGTCGGGCTCTATCGTCGCCGCGCCGCCGAGGAGATCGGCCGGCTGCGCGCCGCCGCCGAAGCCGGCGAGGTCGAGGCCCTCGCCCGCTCGGCCCACGCGTTGAAGTCGATGAGCGCCAACATCGGTGCGCGGGCGCTCGCCGACCTCGCCGCCTCCATAGAGCGCGGCGCCCGGATCGACGGCGCCGCAGCCGACGCCGCCCGACTCGCCGAGATGGACGCCGCCCGCGCCGCCGCCGAGGAGGCGCTCGACGTCTGGCGCGCCGGCCAGGACGCCGCCTGA